The Couchioplanes caeruleus nucleotide sequence TATCGTGGCGGCGGTCGCGGCCGGGTTCGCCGGGTGGGGCGTGGCGGAGGCGCTGCGCCACGTCTCCGGCGGCACCCCGGCAGCGGGGACCAGCCTCCTGCAGGGCATGCTGGGCGGGATCGCGGTCGCGGTCGTCTTCGCCGCGGTGGCGTACCCGCCCGCCCGCCGCGACCTCCATCCGCTGGTCTCGAGAGTCACCGGGAGGAACCGCAGGTGAGCGACGCGGCGCAGGCCACCTCCGGCACGGTCGCGCTGGTGCTGGGCTCCAGCACCGGCGGCGTCGGCCGGCACGTCTCCTCGCTGACCCGCGGCCTGCTCGCGGCGGGCCGGCGGGTGCTGGTCTGCGGGCCGGCCGCCACCGACGAGCTGTTCGGCTTCGCCGCGGCCGGGGCGGAGTTCGCGCCGGTGGAGATCCCGGCCAGCCCGGGACCGCAGGACTCCGGCGCGATCCGCTCGCTGCGCCGGGCGCTGGCCGGCCGGGACCTCGACGTGGTGCACGCGCACGGCCTGCGCGCCGGGTTCGTGGCCGCGCTGGCCCGCCCGCCCGCGCCGCTGGTGGTGACCTGGCACAACGCCGTGCTGGCCCGGGGCCTGCGAGGCAGCGCCTCCGCGCTGGTCGAGCGGATCGTGGCGCGCTCGGCCGCGCTGACCCTCGGCGCCTCCGAGGACCTCGTCGAGCGGGCTCTGTCGCTGGGCGCCCGCAGTGCCCGCCTCGGCGCCGTGGCCTCGCCCGAGTTCGCTGCGCCGAAGCGCAGCCGCGCCGCCGTGCGCGCGGAGTTCCGCGTGGCGCCGGGCGCGCCGCTGATCCTGTCCGTGGGCCGGCTGCACCCGCAGAAGCGTTACGACGTGCTGCTGGAGGCGGCCGGGCGGTGGCGGGAGCTGGATCCGCAGCCGGTCACCGTGATCGCCGGGTCCGGGCCGAGCTACATGCTGCTGGCCCAGCGCGCCTCCGAGCTGCACGCCAAGTTCTACCTGCTCGGGCACCGCACCGACGTGCCCGACCTGCTCGCCGGCGCCGACCTCGCCGTGATCACCAGCGACTGGGAGGCGCGGCAGTTGTTCGCGCAGGAGGCGCTGCGGGCGGGCGTGCCGCTGATCGCCACCGCGGTGGGCGGGCTGCCGGGGCTGGTCGGGGATGCCGCCGTGCTCATCCCGCCGGGTGACGTGGACGCGCTCGACACCGCCGTCCGCGAGATGCTCGCCGACGAGGGCAAGCGGGCCGACTACGCCGCCCGCGGGCCCCGGCAGGCCGCGACCTGGCCGGACGAGGCGGACACCGTGGCGGACGTGCTGGCCGCGTACGCCTCCGTCAGCGGCGCCCGGGCGGGTCAGGGGTGAACCTGCTGCGGCGCCTGCTCGCCTCGGTACGGCGCGGGGACCGTCCGGACTCGGCCCCGCCGTCGCGCTCGCCACGCCGGCGGGCGTGGGTGCCGTACCTCCTCGTCGTCCTGGCCGCCCTGGCGAGCCTGGCGGGCCTCGCGGTGCGCCCGGGGACCGGGGTGCCCGGCGACACGGCCGACTACGTGATCGTCGCCGGGGCGGCCGGACTGCGCTGGGACGACCTCGACCCGGAGCGCACGCCGGCGCTGTGGCAGGAGGCCACCCGGGGCTCGATCGGCTGGCTGTCGGTCCGCTCCGCGCACCACGCGACCTGCCCCGCCGACGGGTGGCTGACCCTGGGCGCGGGCAACTACGCCGTCTGGGACGCCCGCCGCGTCTCGGGGAAGTGCCCGCCGCTCGCACCCGTGGTGGAGCAGCCCGACGGCATCGGCGCCAACCTGCCCGAGCTGCCCCGGATCGTGCGCGCCAACGCCGACAACCAGCCGTACGGGGCGGTGCCCGGTGCGCTGTCCGAGTCGGTGCGGTGCACGGTGGCGGTGGGCCCGGGGGCCGCGATCGCCGCCGCCCGGCCGTACGGGCGCGTCGACCGGTACGCCCCCGCGCTGCCCGACGACCCGCAGGGCCTGTTCGCCCAGTGCCCGCTGAGCCTGGTGGATCTGGGCACGATCAACGCGACCGGTACGGCCCGGCAGGCGCAGGTGGCGCTGGCGGACTCCACCCTGGCCCGGGTGCTCGCCGCCCGCCCCCAGCGCTCGCTGGTCATGGTGGCGGGCGTCTCGGACACCGACACCTCGTCGCGGCTGCACGTGGCCATCGCCGAGGGGCCCGGCTGGCGTGACGGCTGGCTGACCTCGGCCGGCACCGGCCGCGACGGCTACCTGCAACTGGTCGACCTGGCGCCGACGGTCCTCACCACGATCGGCCGGCCCGCGCCGGAGGGGCTGTTCAGCGGGCGTACGGCCAGCTCGGTCGACGGGCGTCCCGCTGACCTGGCCGACTCGGTGCTCGGCGAGCACGACGCCGACCGGCGCTCGGCCGCTCAGCGGGGCATCGCGGGCATGTTCTTCACCGGCCTGGCGGCGGTGCAGGTGGCGCTCTTCCTGCTCGTCGTGCCGCTGATGATCCGGGCGCGGCGGCACGCGGGCCCGACCGGCCCGGCCTCGGCGCCGCGGCTGATGGTGCGCTCGGTCGAGGTGCTGCTCATCGCGGCCGCGCTGGCGATCCCGGCGGCGTTGCTGACCGACGCGCTGCCGTGGTGGCGCACCGGTCGCCCGGGCATCGTGTTCGCGCTGCTGACCTTCGCGGTGGTGGCGGCGGGCACGGCCGCGGTCCGGCTGGCACCGCGCTATCCGCGCACGCTGTGGCCGATGGGGATCATCGCCGCCGCCGCGGCGGTGGTGGTCGGCGCTGACCTGGTCACCGGGGCCCGGCTCCAGCTCAACGGCGTCGCCGGCTATTCGGCGGTGGAGGGCGCCCGCTACTCGGGCGTGGGCAGCGTCGGGCTCGGCGTCTTCGTCGCGGGCGCGCTGCTGGTCGCCGGCTGCGCCGCCCAGAGGGTACGCCGCCCCTGGCGCCCGGTCGTGGTCGTGCTGGTCGGCGGCTTCGCGGTGATCATGGTGGGGAGCCCGTACCTGGGCGCGGACCCGGTCGGGGCGATCGCGGTCACCGCCGGGGTGTGCGTGGCCGCCGCGATCAGCACCGGCGGCTGGCTGACGTTCCCGCGCTTCGCCTGGGCGACCGTCGCGGGGCTCGCGGTGACGATCGGCTTCGCCGTGCTGGACCTGCGCCGGCCCGCCCTCGAGCAGGGCAGCGTGGGCCGGTTCCTGACCGCCCTGGGCGACGGTACGGCCGGCCCGGCGATCCAGCGCGCCGCCACGGCCAGCGGGCTCGCCCTGGACAGCCCGCTGACGTTCCTGGCGGTGGGCGGCGCGCTGATGCTCGCGTTCAGCCAGTTCTCCCCGTGGGGCGGTCTCAACCGGGTCTTCGGGCTGCACCCGGCGCTGCGGGCGGCGCTGGCCGGCACCACGGTCGCCGTCGTGCTGGCCGGGATCTTCGGCGGGGCGGCGTTCGCGGTGGCCGGAGCCGCCGCGGCGGTGGCCGTGCCCGTCATGGTGCTGACCACGATGCGCGTGCTGGAGCACGCGGCCGACCGGACGCGCCCGGACGGCGAGACCGACGGCCCGGGAGGGCCCGGCTTGTCCGCCCGGCACACCCCGGCGCCGGACAAATCCGGCGCGTCCGTGCGCTGACACGCGCGCGAGCAGCCCGGACGTGCGCGCGCGGGCGGGGGTGTTACGGTTAAATCCCGTGGATGGCCCGACCCGCGATCCGGATATCACCGGAGGCGGTCGGCGCCGGTCTGCAAGACCGAACTGACCGACCACGGGAGCAGGCCTTGGCAGCAACAGTGCGCGAGACGCGGCACATCTTCGTCACCGGGGGCGTCGCCTCCTCGCTGGGCAAGGGCCTCACCGCCTCCAGCCTCGGGAACCTGCTGACCGCGCGCGGCCTGCGGGTCGTCATGCAGAAGCTGGACCCCTACCTCAACGTCGACCCGGGCACGATGAACCCGTTCCAGCACGGCGAGGTGTTCGTCACCGACGACGGCGCCGAGACCGACCTGGACGTCGGCCACTACGAGCGCTTCCTCGACCGGGCGCTGTCCGGCAAGGCCAACGTGACCACCGGGCAGATCTACTCGGCCGTCATCGCCAAGGAGCGCCGCGGCGAGTACCTCGGCGACACCGTGCAGGTCATCCCGCACATCACGAACGAGATCAAGGAGCGCATCTTCGCGATGGCCGCTCCGGACGACTACGGCCGGGTGCCGGACGTCGTCATCACCGAGGTCGGCGGCACGGTCGGTGACATGGAGTCGCTGCCGTTCCTCGAGGCGATCCGCCAGGTGCGCCACGAGATCGGCCGGGACCGGGTGTTCTACCTGCACGTGTCGCTGGTGCCGTACCTGGCGCCGTCGGGCGAGCTGAAGACGAAGCCGACCCAGCACTCGGTGGCCACGCTGCGCAACATCGGTATCCAGCCGGACGCGCTGGTCTGCCGCAGCGACCGGGAGATCCCGGACAAGCTCAAGCACAAGCTCTCGCTGTACTGCGACGTCGACGCGGAGGCCGTCGTGGCCTGCCCGGACGCCCCGAGCATCTACGACATCCCCAAGGTGCTGCACCGCGAGGGTCTCGACGCGTACGTCGTGCGCCGGCTGGGCCTGTCGTTCCGGGACGTCGACTGGTCCAGCTGGGACGACCTGCTCGAGCGGGTGCACCACCCGCGCCGCACGATCACCGTGGCGCTGGTCGGCAAGTACGTCGACCTGCCGGACGCGTACCTGTCGGTCAGCGAGGCCATCCGCGCGGCCGGCTTCGCCAACACGGCGAAGGTGCAGCTGCGCTGGGTGCCCAGCGACGACTGCGACACGATGGCCGGCGCCGCCGCCGCGCTCAAGGGCGTCGACGGCATCGTCATCCCCGGCGGCTTCGGCATCCGCGGCATCGAGGGCAAGATCAATACTTCCCGGTACGCGCGGGAGAACGGCATCCCGATCCTCGGGCTGTGCCTCGGGCTGCAGTGCATGACCATCGACGCCGCCCGCAACCTGGCCGGGCTGCAGGGCGCCAACTCGCTGGAGTTCGACGAGCGGGCCCCGTACCCGGTGATCTCCACGATGGCCGACCAGGAGGACATCGTCGCGGGCAAGGGCGACCTGGGCGGCACGATGCGGCTGGGGGCGTACCCGGCGAAGCTGACCGACGGCTCGGTGGTGGCCGAGGCGTACGGCAGCACCGAGATCTCCGAGCGGCACCGGCACCGGTACGAGGTGAACAACGCGTACCGCGACAAGCTCGCCAAGGCCGGCCTGAAGTTCTCCGGCACCTCGCCGGACGGGCGGCTGGTGGAGTTCATCGAGCTCGACCGCGAGACGCACCCGTTCTTCGTGGCCACCCAGGCGCACCCGGAGCTGAAGAGCCGCCCGACCCGGGCGCACCCGCTGTTCGCCGCGTTCGTCAAGGCCGCCGTCGCGTACGCGGCCGCCGACGAGCTCCCGGTCGAGGTGGCGGCCTCCGCCGACCCCGACACCACCGTCGCGGCGGTGCCGGCCTCATGACCAGGTTCCAGCACGAGACGAAGTCGCGGGTGGAGAAGTACGCCGGTCCGGTCTTCACGGTCTACACCGATGAGATCACCATGTCCGGCGGTGGCACCGCCCACCGCGACGTGGTCGTCAACACGAACGCGGTCGGCCTGGTCGCCATCGACGACGTCGGCCGGGTCGTGCTCATCAAGCAGTACCGGCACCCGGTCGGCAAGCACCTGTGGGAGCTGCCCGCCGGCCTGTGCGACGTGCGGGGCGAGGACCTGACGGTGACCGCCCGCCGGGAGCTGGCCGAGGAGGCGGACCTGAATGCCGGCCGCCTCGAGCTGCTCGTCGACCTGCACACCTCGCCGGGGTTCAGCGCCGAGACGATCCGCATCTTCCTCGCGCGCGACCTGACGGCCGTGCCGGAGGGCGAGCGGCACGAGCGGCAGGAGGAGGAGGCGGACATCGAGATCTGCTGGGTGGATCTCGACGAGGCCGTCGCGATGGTGCTGCGCGGTGAGGTCACCAACGCGGCCGCGGTCGGTGGCCTGCTGGCCGCCGCGCGGGCCCGCGACGACGGCTGGGCGACGCTGCGCCCGGTCGACACCCCGCCGCTGGCCTGATGGCGGGCCGGGACGGGCGGGTCCTGTGAAGGTTGTGTGCAGGACCGGCCCGTCCGGGCCGCCGGCTGCCACGATGCGGGCGTGGAACTGGTCATCCTCTATCTCGCGCCGGCCGCGTTCGTCGCCGCGCTTCTCGCGTACGTGGTGGTGCGGCGGCTCGGGACCGTGAAGGCGGCGGCGCTGAGCGGCGTCGGGGCGTACGCGCTGGTCGCGCTCGCGTCGGCGGCCCTGATCGCGGCGGCGCTGGAGACGATGTGACCGGGCGTAC carries:
- a CDS encoding glycosyltransferase family 4 protein, producing the protein MSDAAQATSGTVALVLGSSTGGVGRHVSSLTRGLLAAGRRVLVCGPAATDELFGFAAAGAEFAPVEIPASPGPQDSGAIRSLRRALAGRDLDVVHAHGLRAGFVAALARPPAPLVVTWHNAVLARGLRGSASALVERIVARSAALTLGASEDLVERALSLGARSARLGAVASPEFAAPKRSRAAVRAEFRVAPGAPLILSVGRLHPQKRYDVLLEAAGRWRELDPQPVTVIAGSGPSYMLLAQRASELHAKFYLLGHRTDVPDLLAGADLAVITSDWEARQLFAQEALRAGVPLIATAVGGLPGLVGDAAVLIPPGDVDALDTAVREMLADEGKRADYAARGPRQAATWPDEADTVADVLAAYASVSGARAGQG
- a CDS encoding CTP synthase: MAATVRETRHIFVTGGVASSLGKGLTASSLGNLLTARGLRVVMQKLDPYLNVDPGTMNPFQHGEVFVTDDGAETDLDVGHYERFLDRALSGKANVTTGQIYSAVIAKERRGEYLGDTVQVIPHITNEIKERIFAMAAPDDYGRVPDVVITEVGGTVGDMESLPFLEAIRQVRHEIGRDRVFYLHVSLVPYLAPSGELKTKPTQHSVATLRNIGIQPDALVCRSDREIPDKLKHKLSLYCDVDAEAVVACPDAPSIYDIPKVLHREGLDAYVVRRLGLSFRDVDWSSWDDLLERVHHPRRTITVALVGKYVDLPDAYLSVSEAIRAAGFANTAKVQLRWVPSDDCDTMAGAAAALKGVDGIVIPGGFGIRGIEGKINTSRYARENGIPILGLCLGLQCMTIDAARNLAGLQGANSLEFDERAPYPVISTMADQEDIVAGKGDLGGTMRLGAYPAKLTDGSVVAEAYGSTEISERHRHRYEVNNAYRDKLAKAGLKFSGTSPDGRLVEFIELDRETHPFFVATQAHPELKSRPTRAHPLFAAFVKAAVAYAAADELPVEVAASADPDTTVAAVPAS
- a CDS encoding NUDIX domain-containing protein, coding for MTRFQHETKSRVEKYAGPVFTVYTDEITMSGGGTAHRDVVVNTNAVGLVAIDDVGRVVLIKQYRHPVGKHLWELPAGLCDVRGEDLTVTARRELAEEADLNAGRLELLVDLHTSPGFSAETIRIFLARDLTAVPEGERHERQEEEADIEICWVDLDEAVAMVLRGEVTNAAAVGGLLAAARARDDGWATLRPVDTPPLA